ATTAAAGATGTTTTTGCAGCATCTACTCTCTCTCTCCCACCAAAAGTTGGTCTTTGAGAGGGAGGAGGGAGTACAGGGAGTGGAAAGTTATCTGGAAGATAGTCCGACAGTAATTGTCTGTATAGAGAGCTGATGCCCAAAGGTGGCACATTTTCTGTCTTGTGCCAATTGAAATATTCAGAAAGCTAGAAATGCATTTTGTTGCTAAACTGGAACTGCCATAGTGGTTTGATCATGtctattttttattctttattgcTGAAAAGTGTAAAAAAGGATAATGACAGTCATCTGTTCTGGTGTTCCTTCATGTTATTATTAGCCTCTAATCGAGGATCACTTCACCTACTTTGGGTTTCGTAGTCTACATATGTACTCTCTGTTCTTTTCCATATGAAAGACATTTGGAAGCTCCCCAAGGGTCCTATCTTTGGCTGACCAAACCCAAGAGAAGGTGGTCAAATTTATTGTTTGCTTTGTGGTTTTACCCTTTAGCCAGCTCTGCTGGTAGGAAAATTAAACAGATAATCAGGAGGAATCTAGTTCAATTCTCAAGCCCTCACCTTTCCCCCTCCCCCCTCGTGAGGCTTAGTCTCCTTGAATTGAAAGGTTATTGTCGATCTTTTTCTTCTGCTCCATATCCtggcttttcttttttgttccaTTGCCCCTCAAAGCCGAAAAACAGCATCTGACTCTTGTGTTCTATAAATCTTAGATTTCCTTTTGCAGGTCCTCCAAGAAAGGCCATCCAACTTTTAAACAGATATTGGAACTGTACTGCTAAGTTTTTGCCTGTAAATTGTCTGGTATAAATGCTCCACttctctatttcttttttcttctactAGTTCCTTTCATTAATTCAAGTACGTAATGCAGCAGGGTACTGCACAGGAGGacaaccaaaataaaaccaCAGACTGCTGGAGCACGCATGGATGGCTTGATAGCCTTCTTGCATTACTGGCCTGGAACGGATCCCTCAACTAGGGAAGTATTTCTGATGCTGGCAAGGTTCTTGAATTGAATATTTCTTAACTGGATGGATCAGTCACTCGCCGGAGGCTTCATCAGCTATTGAAACTTCATGCTCTCCCTGTTTGATCTTGTTCTTGACAGATAATCTCTTCCTTCCAGCATCGTAGCTCACTAGCTTGCTCATCATCTTATAAGTTGTGTTAAAACTTCTTCTTTTGCACCATTCATAAGCAGCCATTGCTCTTCGCTGATGAAGTGGATCAAGTGTTGCTGGTAGCTCAGACTCCGAAAGAGCAGCAATATAAATTTCATTTGCTCtcaatcaaaagaaaatgacTATTGTAATCCAGTGAAAAATTATTAGATTGCACTGTTTTGCTCTAAAGGAAAAACCATGCGCCAAATTGAATTGGATAGTATATTTTTCTCTCAGTAATTAACTTGCAAGAAGTGATGAAGATCTGAGTAGGATAAGAAGgataaaattttagattttgtttATATTAACTATGTTCTCAATGACGGAcaaattgtatttttgtttataATAAATATGAGTTTTTATCCGTGTCTTGTTCATTTACATGTCTATTATCTACTCCAAAATCATAGATCTTTCTGTTTATCTATACTACTTTTCTTAAGGAAATCCAGCCATGGTATTAAATGTGTCCCTGATGCCCATTTTCTTCTGACTTGTCTACTGTTTACTCTGACCTGTCTGCTTATTTGATTCGACTTTTGTTTCTGTTCATTATAGGATTAAAACTGCAGTACTgcaacagtttttttttttttttgggggggggagTTACAGATTGCCAGTATATTGCAATGGACCTGGAAAATAGAGACAAGGAAAACTGCCATTGAGTTCCAAAAAAGGTTGTGGTGGATATTTTGTTCTTAATGTGTCACTAAGCTAAAAAAAATTGCGAATTGCTCTCAGCTACAAAGTGCATTCAAGTTTTTTGGACATTATGTATTAAAATTTCATAGAATGCTTAGATAATAGACTCATATCCTCCATGAGTTTAGATTAGTTTAGTCAGTCAACTCACAACAATTCAAatcaaatcttttgaagaaCGCAGTTAGAAGAATTAACTACAGCATCTTTCATTAAAAAACTCAAAAAGTCAAAAGTTTTTACATAATTAATACATAATACCTGCACCAAATAATAGCAGTTTGGTTTCTGAAGATCAATGAAGATAAGATAGAATAACAAGGCCAAGAAGTTCCCAGGGTAAATACTCACATAGCATTCTTGTCAGGAGAAAAAGTTAAGAGCAGAGTGCAATGGGCATTTTGCAAGTCTAAACACAATGTTTTAGCTATGTTTCCAATTATTCACTTCATCTTTCATTCAATGGCAGATTTTAGCAATCGTTGAGTTTGGGTTCGACCTATTAAATGATGGCCTGCAGACGATGTCATATGAAGAAATTAAACAAGGACGCTAGACAGGGAGAGTGAAATTGGTGTTTGTTGACTTGATATTGTCACCGAGTCCCCTtcccaaatttaaaaaaaaaatggtgaatagataaagaaaagaaaagaaaagagaaagtcTTGGCAGCAATATTTGACTATTGGTGTTCGACTGCTTTAAATTATGACTTGTGAGAAAGTTATAGATCTGGAACTAAGTTCTTTCAATAGCTAGAGAGATAGCAATCTGATATCAGATTGAAAAGTAGTAGTAAAATGGAGATGCCCTTCATTAGTGCTACTAGTTACTTTGATCTTGCCTTGGATTATCTGGAATGGTGTGACAATCCGTTCAGCAAGTATTTTTCTTCTGATATCAGGAACCTGATGCTGGAGGTTAGATTATTGAAAACTTTTGATCTGTATATGAGAAATTGCAGGAGGAGGAATCATGGAACGATTTTGGAACATGATCAGGAGGAGAAGGCTAATACTAAGTCTGACAGAGTGAGACATAGTATTATTTTGTTCACAATTCAAGATCTGGTTACCAGGATACAGCACGATCTTCACTCTGCTTATCTTAGAGATATGCAATCTGGTGCATCAGATTTTAGTGGCATTGAAGGTGAGCTCGTTGGATTCCAGGAAGATATCGAATTGTTGTTTGAGAAAGAAATCAATGAATCATGGATCAATATTTTGTTGGGCCATTACTCACTGGGAGATACACGACTAGTTATGGATCTCATTGATTCCCTCTCTGATAATCTGGAGGATCTTCTCTTCGGAGATCATGAATTTGGTGAAGCTTTTCATTATCTAATACATACCCTTAAAGAGAAACTAATGTTCTTGAAGAGTTTCATTTGCTTTGTCACACTGCAGGGCGTTCAGGGTGAGCAATTGATGATCTGCTGATTCACACTGAAGTTGTGGCTATCAAAGCTGCACGCCTGATTTCTATATCTTGGTTTGAGAGAGACGATGAAGAGGTTTGCAATGCAATGGAATTTGAAATTTCTCAACTGCTGCACGAGAAGATTGATCCGGTTGATCCCCAAGTCCAAGAAACTTATATCCATGTCCTAACTGCTTCAAAATTGTCAAGATCATCACACAATTTAGCTCTTGAGGAGAACAAGAATCTGGTGGCTAAATTTATTGTCTGTCTCCTAGATTACATTATGGACCTAATATCACATAATAGCATTCTGGTTCCAGTGAAGGATCAAATGCTAAAATTCCATCAGGGAGTGAGATTCCTGAGTATCCTTCTTAGCCAGCAGCAAGAGAGGTTCAATGAGCTACATGACGAACTGAAGGATCTTATCAGAATTGTGGTCTGTGATGCAGGAATCATGACTTTCTCACTTTCTGTGAATGAAATAGAAATAGGCCTGGCCAAGGAAACAGATCTTGAGCTGTTTCATTTGCTGAAAGTGCTTGAGGTTATTAAGGGAGAAGTTACACAAATTTATCCAGTTACGTCACCATCATCATATAGGTTTCCAAGGACCAATGAGTTGGGCTCCATTGATTTCCTACTAGAAAATCTTGTGGAACTAGCATGTTCTGAGCATGATTTAGTTACTCTTCCAAAGGATCAAATCCTCACAATCCAAGAAGATCTTATATTCTTAAGATCTTTTCTACAAAATATTCTGGAGCAGCgcaaccaaaatgaaaaactACGAGATGTTTGGAATCATGTGATGGAGGTTGCATATAAGGCAGAGTTAGTGATAGACTCTGTTGTGGTGGGGGATAAACCTGAATGTTTGGATACTATTGCTGGAGATATCAAACTTGTGAAGACTGAGGCTCTTGAAATCTATGACAGCATGAGGCATGATATTGAAGCTCAGAGGGTCACGAAGAATTTTATTTGCATTAAATCACAACATAACACCCTGGGATTGAATGATGTTCTGGTGGGTCTTGATGATGAGGTAAAAACAATTATGGATAAAATTACCAGGGGTTCAAAGCTGTTGGATATTGTTTCGATTGTGGGCATGCCTGGACTTGGCAAGACAGCATTAGCCAGCAAAGTTTTCAATGATCCTTCAGTTTTAGGCCACTTTCATATTTGTGCTTGGTGTACTCTTTCTCAAGTGTATAGCAAGCACAATTTGTTGGTTCAGATTCTTGGTTTTATAGCTTCTGAGAGGTTTGACCAATATCTGAATatgaatgaagatgatttggcaGAAAAGCTCTACAAGTGTTTGAAGGGGAATAGGTATCTCATCATTTTGGACGATGTGTGGGACATTGAGCCATGGAACTTGTTGAAACCATCATTGCCAGATGATGCCAATGGAAGCAGGATTCTTTTCACCAGTAGATTTCATAATTTGTCTTCACAATTCAAACGAGATTGCACGCCTCACCATCTTCGGCAACTTATGGATGAAGAGAGTTGGGCATTGCTGCAGACAAAGATATTCGGCAAAGAAGTTTGTCCTCCAGCATTAAGAGTAGTTGGAAAGCAAATAGCAAAAAATTGTAAGGGCCTACCTCTCACAGTTATCCTTGTTGCTGGAATTCTTTCAAATGTTAAGGAAGATTGCTGGGAAGAAGTTGCAAATAGTCTGAGCTCTCGCTCAGTTATTGAGACCGAGCACTGCATGAAGACACTGGAGCTGTGTTACAGTCATTTACCCGATTATTTGAAGCCATGCCTCCTCTACCTTGGTGCATTCCAGGAAGACCAAGACATTCCTGTTCGAAAGTTAAAGTTGTTATGGATCTCTGAAGGATTTGTGCGGAAGACTGAGCCAAGTGACTTAGAGGATGTGGCAGATGGCTACTTGACGGATCTGATCACTAGAAGTTTAGTTATGGTTACGCTACAAAGATCTGTAGGGGGGGTCAAAGCTTGCCGAATTCATGATTTGGTGCATGAGTTTTGCGTGGAAAAAGCCAAAGAAGAAAGATTTCTACGGATTTTGCCTGGGCATACTGAGCTTTCTACTTATAATGGATCATACAGCACCGATCGATTTTTTATTTACTCTGCCACAGAAGAGGAATTGAAGAATTCGAGACTACTTTTTCCCAATTTACGCTCCTTGATCTGGTTTTCCAATCATGATTGGAAGTTTGTACTGTGGTGTTTACTCATTCCGTTTTAAGATGTTTAAACTTCTTAGAGTGCTGGATTTGGGAAAACTTTGTCTTGGTAGTTATTTTCCAAGGGAAGTAGTATTGCTTGTTCACCTGAGATACTTGACCATTCAGTGTTATATAAATTCCATCCCATCGTCAATAGCCAATCTCTCAAGGTTAGAAACTTTTATCATCAAAGTGTATGATGGAAATGTTGGATTGCCTGATACTATTCGGAGCATGAAGAAATTGAGGCACCTATATGTGGAAGGTATTCTTTCTCCAGTTGCTTTTAGTCTTTCATCTGACGATCTTGAAGTCTCCCAAGATATATATCATTTTGAAACCTTTACCCTTGCTGTTGATCCCTCACCTCAAATTTTCCAAAAGACACTGACAAAGTTACCAAGCATCCGCAGGCTAAAATGCGTGGGGGGCAGAAGATACTCTGCTGAGAGTTTCGACAGGATTATCAAGCTCGATTTTTTGAGTCAACTAGAATCACTCAAAGTGGTTAGCTTTCAGAGAGTTGAGTTTGCATTCCCCCTAAACCTACGAAAACTAACACTCTCAATCCTTGATGGGCCGGGGTTGCTTGCCAGGTTTGAACAAAATAAACTGCCATGGAATAAAATATCAGCAATTGCAGAGCTGCCCAATCTTGAAGTGCTCAAATTAAGTGGAGCCTTTGTGGGggaaacatgggaaatgggagAAGGGGCATTTCCTAAGCTCAGATTCTTGAAGTTGGCATACTTGGACATTGTCAGGTGGACAGCCTCTTGTGATGATTTCCCCCCTCTTCAGAAACTGGTTTTGGAAGGTTGTTCTAAGCTGGAAGAAGTCCCTTCTTGTTTAGGGGATATTCCAACTATTGAAGTGATAGAGGTCAAATGGTGTCACAAGTCTACCGCAAGCTTGGTTAAGCAAATTCAAGAACAACAGATGGATATGGGAAACGAGTGtctaaaaatatttattcaagaaaattttAAGATTTGGGCAATTTCTTGAGTGCTTAGATCTTTGGGAGAATCAATTCCATCTCAGTTGCATGTTGAAGAGGTGAATCAGTCATGTCTTTTCAACCTTGGTAGATTTGAAAGAGAGAAAACAGATTGGGATTCCACTCTTTAGGTTTGTAATGCTACTACGTTACTATTTGTATCTGTTGAATaaaattcatgtgtaatacTATTTATGTTTCTTAAAGCAACTTTTTAAGTTTCCAATGCCTTGTTGAATTTGATTCTACAATTTCATGATTGCAGTGGCAAGAATAGTCAAGAACTAATTAGTCCAACATTATCTATCCTACTCTGTGCCTAATGTTCTTGCCATtgaatatttgatatttttgaaatcaTAGCTGCGCCTGCAATATTCTTCAATACCACTCAGCAGATTTTATACAATCCTTCTGCCCAGTGCTTCACAAGCATATACAGGAAGATGCACTTCTGTAACATTTTTTCTACAGTACAGTTAAGAGTAACGCATACTAAGGTTCATCTGTCAGAAGAAATAGCCGAATGATCCAacgctttctttttctttttcttttttgaattctTTATAGGAAATAAAGCCTGTGAagaattcatatatatatatatccgaTCGAAGTCTTTTGTTTTCTAACCTTAAACCTGTTAATCCAGAGAAGTCACAAAAGACATTTAACAATTCTCCTACCAAAAGTTTCAATTAGAGGTATTCTCCAAAGAGGAAGAATTGCGGTGATTTCAGTATTCATCTAGTATAAGTAACGGTGTGTAGAAACGATAAGATCAGTGTTAAGTTTTGTTACTCATCTAAATTGAGAAAACAGGATTGTGATTTCACTACATCTTCTGAAGAAGTCTCAAAACAAACCTCTTTTCTGTACTGTTTTTTCCGCTTCTTTGCAGAGGTCAGGAGTTTTTTCAAGAGTTATTGTATGACCAGGGAGCAAACCAAATAAGTGTGACAGATTCCTATGATGAACCTGAGGATCCTGGAAGTCCTGTGCCTGTCATGGAAATGATAATTGAACAGATTCAATATGTTCTTTTTGCCAA
This sequence is a window from Coffea eugenioides isolate CCC68of chromosome 7, Ceug_1.0, whole genome shotgun sequence. Protein-coding genes within it:
- the LOC113776878 gene encoding putative late blight resistance protein homolog R1A-3; translated protein: MEMPFISATSYFDLALDYLEWCDNPFSKYFSSDIRNLMLEVRLLKTFDLYMRNCRRRNHGTILEHDQEEKANTKSDRVRHSIILFTIQDLVTRIQHDLHSAYLRDMQSGASDFSGIEGELVGFQEDIELLFEKEINESWINILLGHYSLGDTRLVMDLIDSLSDNLEDLLFGDHEFGEAFHYLIHTLKEKLMFLKSFICFVTLQGVQAARLISISWFERDDEEVCNAMEFEISQLLHEKIDPVDPQVQETYIHVLTASKLSRSSHNLALEENKNLVAKFIVCLLDYIMDLISHNSILVPVKDQMLKFHQGVRFLSILLSQQQERFNELHDELKDLIRIVVCDAGIMTFSLSVNEIEIGLAKETDLELFHLLKVLEVIKGEVTQIYPVTSPSSYRFPRTNELGSIDFLLENLVELACSEHDLVTLPKDQILTIQEDLIFLRSFLQNILEQRNQNEKLRDVWNHVMEVAYKAELVIDSVVVGDKPECLDTIAGDIKLVKTEALEIYDSMRHDIEAQRVTKNFICIKSQHNTLGLNDVLVGLDDEVKTIMDKITRGSKLLDIVSIVGMPGLGKTALASKVFNDPSVLGHFHICAWCTLSQVYSKHNLLVQILGFIASERFDQYLNMNEDDLAEKLYKCLKGNRYLIILDDVWDIEPWNLLKPSLPDDANGSRILFTSRFHNLSSQFKRDCTPHHLRQLMDEESWALLQTKIFGKEVCPPALRVVGKQIAKNCKGLPLTVILVAGILSNVKEDCWEEVANSLSSRSVIETEHCMKTLELCYSHLPDYLKPCLLYLGAFQEDQDIPVRKLKLLWISEGFVRKTEPSDLEDVADGYLTDLITRSLVMVTLQRSVGGVKACRIHDLVHEFCVEKAKEERFLRILPGHTELSTYNGSYSTDRFFIYSATEEELKNSRLLFPNLRSLICYFPREVVLLVHLRYLTIQCYINSIPSSIANLSRLETFIIKVYDGNVGLPDTIRSMKKLRHLYVEGILSPVAFSLSSDDLEVSQDIYHFETFTLAVDPSPQIFQKTLTKLPSIRRLKCVGGRRYSAESFDRIIKLDFLSQLESLKVVSFQRVEFAFPLNLRKLTLSILDGPGLLARFEQNKLPWNKISAIAELPNLEVLKLSGAFVGETWEMGEGAFPKLRFLKLAYLDIVRWTASCDDFPPLQKLVLEGCSKLEEVPSCLGDIPTIEVIEVKWCHKSTASLVKQIQEQQMDMGNECLKIFIQENFKIWAIS